In Bubalus bubalis isolate 160015118507 breed Murrah chromosome 3, NDDB_SH_1, whole genome shotgun sequence, a genomic segment contains:
- the LOC112577743 gene encoding cytochrome P450 1A4-like, protein MKSPRFEDRKILPYTEAFINEIFRHTSFFPFTIPHCTTADTTLNGYFIPRKTCTFIHMYQVNHDESMTSGAEKTKFSPRKRVTSTDKETQFFLKSGNRPLHQMKTADRENIDPRLVEARKLMMLETSPWCQQIQELSMSFSHPAP, encoded by the exons ATGAAATCACCCAGGTTTGAAGACAGGAAAATTTTACCCTACACAGAagcttttataaatgaaatattcaggCATACCTCCTTTTTCCCTTTTACTATTCCTCATTG taCTACAGCAGACACTACTCTGAATGGCTATTTCATTCCCAGGAAAACATGCACCTTTATTCATATGTATCAAGTAAATCATGATGA GTCTATGACCTCCGGTGCagagaaaacaaagttttctCCTAGGAAGAGGGTGACATCTACAGACAAAGAGACCCAGTTCTTCCTGAAGTCAG GAAACAGACCCCTCcaccagatgaaaactgctgaccgTGAGAATATAGACCCTAGACTGGTTGAAGCCAGAAAGTTGATGATGCTCGAAACCTCACCTTGGTGCCAACAAATCCAAGAACTGTCCATGAGCTTTTCACACCCTGCTCCTTGA